Proteins from a genomic interval of Quercus lobata isolate SW786 chromosome 11, ValleyOak3.0 Primary Assembly, whole genome shotgun sequence:
- the LOC115967376 gene encoding probable E3 ubiquitin-protein ligase RHC1A, with product MSLTGRSRVTVNGIRRMRTFHYFWCQICRRTVRINSSTNPYETLCPYCFSELRLELDISRHRLVTAGLTAVEPSPAIRSLDTLARLLDPALSSSSSIRRPNTDFGRRLEWVSETENDPVQQSWITLQFVAPTRPTRPVSPPPDMSLQDNNTSDFTFGNTLNEFIEGMALLNDWPGPPPARSLAIEALPMVKVTRRLLDNDPSCPICKEEFELGGEMREMPCKHFYHNDCIVPWLSIHNTCPVCRHEVLLLQDTTSNNDLEDTNDHDGFRFENVTNGLNWWWSQLYSLWPLRALSNWTHRFLYSEDTRYPDGISWLMLMAYSIALYICHYMC from the exons ATGTCTTTGACTGGTCGTTCTCGTGTCACGGTTAATGGAATCCGAAGAATGAGAACCTTCCATTACTTCTGGTGTCAAATTTGCCGACGTACTGTAAGGATTAATTCCTCCACAAATCCGTATGAAACCTTATGTCCCTATTGTTTCAGTGAGTTACGTCTTGAGCTAGACATATCCAGGCATAGGCTTGTCACTGCAGGACTCACAGCCGTCGAACCCTCCCCCGCTATCCGGTCCCTCGACACCTTGGCTCGTCTGCTGGACCCTGCATTGTCGTCGTCATCGTCTATAAGGCGTCCTAATACCGATTTTGGCAGGAGACTTGAATGGGTGTCAGAAACTGAAAATGATCCAGTTCAACAATCTTGGATCACCCTCCAATTTGTTGCACCAACTCGTCCAACAAGACCCGTTTCTCCACCACCAGATATGTCTCTCCAAGATAATAATACAAGTGATTTCACATTTGGGAACACACTAAATGAGTTCATCGAAGGCATGGCACTGCTGAATGATTGGCCCGGACCGCCTCCTGCACGCTCTTTGGCTATCGAAGCCTTGCCAATGGTGAAAGTCACAAGAAGGCTTTTGGATAATGACCCAAGTTGCCCCATATGCAAGGAAGAGTTTGAGCTTGGTGGGGAGATGAGAGAAATGCCATGCAAGCATTTCTATCATAATGATTGCATTGTCCCTTGGCTAAGCATCCACAACACTTGTCCTGTTTGCCGCCATGAAGTACTGCTATTGCAAGACACTACTTCTAACAACGATCTTGAAGACACAAATGATCATGATGGCTTTCGCTTTGAAAACGTGACAAACGGCCTCAACTGGTGGTGGAGTCAGCTGTATTCTTTGTGGCCTTTACGTGCACTGTCAAATTGGACACATCGCTTCCTTTATTCTGAAGATACTCGTTATCCTGATG GTATCTCTTGGTTGATGCTCATGGCTTATTCCATTGCTTTGTATATATGTCACTACATGTGCTAA